In the genome of Rhizobium rhizogenes, one region contains:
- a CDS encoding type II and III secretion system protein family protein codes for MTGGFMAKRVKKHLRSSMLGGLAFCVAFSGIPGPHSPEFLRLGEAAAQSASIVRITESGSGVRKRLKLGLNKALVIDLPEDAHDILVADPSLADAVTRTSRRIYLFGKTVGQTNIFIFGDSGREIVSLDLEVERDIVGLESNIRRFIPDSDIKVEIVSDNIVLTGTVRTPQDSARAVQLAEAFLKGGEATTRNISLTGGDNGGDAAIFAENRQVSQIVNMLTIEGEDQVTLKVTVAEVSRQVLKQLGFNGSISSSTSNNGFEFANPSNLGNAISGASRIASGAIGSGSLNFATYLNAMEQAGVVRTLAEPSLTAISGEQAKFYVGGDFRLPAEQEVTIDKDTGQQTITRTTDTVDYGITLNFRPVVLSPGRISLKIETNVSEPTYEGNVVTGNAGRNIPGSTYMSIRKRETSTTVELPSGGSIVIAGLVQDNIRQAMSGLPGISKVPIFGTLFRSKDFIRNETELVIIATPYLVRPVARNQIARPDDNFNPENDAAMYFMNRVNKVYGRKDQVQAAPYQGSVGFIYK; via the coding sequence ATGACCGGGGGGTTCATGGCAAAGCGCGTTAAAAAACACCTGCGTTCATCGATGCTGGGCGGACTTGCATTCTGCGTGGCTTTTTCAGGTATTCCAGGCCCGCATTCGCCCGAGTTTCTGCGTCTCGGCGAGGCCGCGGCACAAAGCGCCAGCATTGTGCGCATCACCGAGAGTGGCTCGGGCGTTCGCAAGCGCCTGAAACTCGGCCTCAACAAGGCTTTGGTCATCGACCTGCCCGAGGACGCCCATGATATTCTCGTTGCCGACCCCAGCCTTGCCGATGCCGTGACCCGCACGTCGAGACGAATCTATCTCTTCGGAAAAACGGTGGGGCAGACCAATATTTTCATTTTCGGCGATAGTGGCCGTGAAATCGTCAGCCTCGATCTCGAGGTGGAGCGCGATATCGTCGGGCTGGAGAGCAATATTCGCCGCTTTATTCCCGACTCCGACATCAAGGTCGAAATTGTTTCAGACAATATCGTTTTAACGGGAACGGTTCGTACACCGCAGGATTCGGCACGGGCAGTACAGCTTGCCGAAGCCTTTCTGAAGGGCGGTGAAGCCACCACCCGTAACATATCGCTGACGGGTGGTGACAATGGCGGAGACGCGGCGATTTTTGCCGAGAACCGCCAGGTGTCGCAGATCGTCAATATGCTGACGATCGAAGGCGAAGATCAGGTAACGCTGAAGGTCACCGTCGCCGAGGTCAGCCGGCAGGTGCTGAAACAGCTGGGTTTCAATGGCTCCATCAGCAGTTCGACAAGCAATAACGGCTTCGAATTCGCAAATCCGTCCAATCTTGGAAATGCAATCAGCGGCGCCTCGCGGATCGCCAGCGGCGCGATCGGTTCCGGTTCGCTCAACTTTGCCACCTATCTCAATGCCATGGAGCAGGCCGGTGTCGTACGCACGCTGGCCGAACCCAGCCTCACCGCCATTTCCGGCGAGCAGGCAAAGTTCTATGTCGGGGGCGATTTCCGTCTGCCAGCGGAACAGGAAGTCACCATCGACAAGGATACGGGCCAGCAGACCATAACGCGCACAACCGACACGGTCGACTACGGCATAACCTTGAATTTCCGGCCGGTCGTGCTTTCGCCAGGACGGATCAGCCTCAAGATCGAGACCAATGTTTCCGAGCCTACCTATGAAGGTAACGTGGTAACCGGAAATGCAGGCCGGAACATCCCGGGTTCGACTTACATGTCGATCCGCAAGCGCGAGACCTCGACAACCGTCGAACTTCCATCGGGTGGCTCGATCGTCATCGCCGGCTTGGTCCAGGATAATATCCGCCAGGCCATGTCGGGGCTTCCGGGCATTTCAAAGGTTCCGATCTTCGGTACGCTTTTCCGCAGCAAGGACTTCATCCGCAACGAAACGGAACTGGTCATCATCGCGACGCCCTATCTGGTGCGGCCAGTCGCGCGCAACCAGATCGCCCGGCCGGATGACAACTTCAATCCGGAAAACGATGCAGCCATGTATTTCATGAACCGCGTCAACAAAGTCTATGGCCGCAAGGATCAGGTTCAGGCGGCTCCTTATCAGGGATCGGTGGGGTTCATCTACAAATGA
- the cpaB gene encoding Flp pilus assembly protein CpaB — translation MKPSRIVILSVALVAAGLAGLVAMRISGAKQVIEKAETIIQKEPTVNVLVSSVNLPVGSRLNDSSVRWTPWPQGNVVDSFITEAKNPNAITELTGAVVRLPLFEGEPVRPEKVVDSSTRIMSSLLPAGKRAVATEISVSTGAGGFVLPNDRVDVIMVRKGENGNFLTENVLNNVRVLAIDQQIKEGEDGISAVVGATATLELTPEQAKIITVAQQMADRLTLALRSIADAQENDTLSAGYLLNGGSGQPEIQVIKSGSIVKGNQGASQ, via the coding sequence ATGAAACCGTCGCGTATCGTCATTCTCTCCGTTGCCCTGGTTGCAGCCGGCCTTGCCGGTCTTGTCGCCATGCGGATTTCCGGCGCAAAGCAGGTTATCGAAAAGGCGGAAACGATCATCCAGAAAGAGCCGACGGTCAACGTTCTCGTTTCCTCGGTCAATTTGCCCGTCGGCAGCCGTCTGAATGACAGCTCGGTGCGCTGGACACCCTGGCCGCAGGGCAATGTCGTCGACAGCTTCATAACCGAAGCCAAAAACCCCAACGCAATCACCGAACTAACCGGCGCCGTCGTGCGGTTGCCCCTGTTCGAGGGGGAACCGGTGCGGCCGGAAAAAGTCGTCGATTCCAGCACCCGCATCATGTCATCGCTTCTGCCGGCCGGAAAACGCGCCGTCGCCACGGAAATTTCCGTTTCAACCGGCGCGGGCGGTTTCGTACTGCCCAATGACCGTGTCGACGTCATCATGGTTCGCAAGGGTGAGAACGGAAACTTCCTGACCGAGAATGTTTTGAACAATGTCCGGGTTCTCGCGATCGACCAGCAGATCAAGGAAGGCGAAGACGGGATTTCCGCCGTCGTGGGCGCAACGGCCACACTGGAACTGACACCTGAGCAGGCGAAGATCATAACGGTGGCGCAGCAGATGGCGGATCGCCTCACTCTCGCCCTTCGCTCGATCGCCGATGCACAGGAAAACGACACGCTTTCGGCGGGCTATCTTCTCAACGGCGGCTCCGGCCAACCGGAAATTCAGGTGATCAAATCCGGTTCGATCGTCAAGGGCAATCAGGGAGCATCACAATGA
- a CDS encoding prepilin peptidase, translating into MVVAAIFLTLPLCVAFAALNDLFSMTIPNRIPLILLLSFVVVAPLTGMDWQTFAMSIAAATAVFLVCFALFAANAMGGGDAKLLTAATVWYGFNISLVEFLLAVTFLGGVLTIGILLLRSRSQEIMAAGIPIPDSLLVAKKIPYGIGIAVAGLLTYGDAPLVKAAIASLS; encoded by the coding sequence ATGGTTGTAGCAGCAATTTTTCTGACTTTGCCTTTGTGCGTCGCTTTTGCTGCACTGAATGATCTATTCAGCATGACCATACCCAACAGAATACCCCTTATATTGCTGCTTTCCTTCGTAGTGGTAGCACCATTGACGGGCATGGATTGGCAGACTTTCGCGATGAGCATTGCTGCAGCCACTGCGGTATTTTTAGTCTGTTTTGCACTTTTTGCGGCCAATGCAATGGGCGGCGGAGACGCAAAGTTGCTAACCGCAGCGACAGTCTGGTACGGTTTCAATATATCGCTTGTGGAGTTTCTGCTCGCAGTGACATTCCTCGGCGGCGTGTTGACAATCGGCATCCTGCTTTTGCGGTCGCGATCGCAGGAAATCATGGCAGCTGGCATTCCTATTCCGGATTCCCTGCTGGTAGCAAAAAAAATCCCCTATGGCATCGGCATCGCCGTTGCTGGCCTTTTGACTTATGGTGACGCGCCGCTTGTAAAAGCCGCCATCGCCAGTCTTTCCTGA
- a CDS encoding Flp family type IVb pilin, producing the protein MTKIFARFLKDESGATAIEYGLIAALISVAIVGGATTIGSQIKLLFENIGSEMTDATAKTTG; encoded by the coding sequence ATGACCAAGATTTTCGCTCGTTTCCTCAAGGACGAATCCGGCGCCACGGCAATTGAATACGGCCTGATCGCCGCGCTTATTTCCGTTGCTATCGTTGGCGGCGCTACGACCATCGGCTCCCAAATCAAGCTCCTCTTCGAAAACATCGGTAGCGAAATGACGGATGCTACAGCCAAAACAACGGGTTGA
- a CDS encoding pilus assembly protein N-terminal domain-containing protein has protein sequence MSSGKLAKFVVGLCVIMGGSSHSVFAQEDILRVSMNHARVLRLDRPVSKVIVGNSKVADATVADATTIVLTGRSFGTTNLVLLDSDGNPIVDERILVSIDEGNTVRVFRQTERTVLSCTPNCEQHSQNSGDKDSQP, from the coding sequence GTGTCATCCGGAAAACTGGCGAAATTTGTGGTGGGCTTGTGCGTCATTATGGGAGGCTCGTCGCATTCTGTTTTCGCTCAGGAAGACATATTGCGTGTTTCTATGAACCATGCCCGCGTTCTCCGTCTCGATCGTCCCGTAAGCAAGGTTATCGTCGGTAATTCGAAAGTTGCCGATGCCACCGTCGCGGATGCCACGACGATTGTCCTGACCGGCCGCAGTTTCGGAACGACAAACCTCGTGCTTCTCGATTCTGATGGCAATCCGATCGTCGATGAACGCATTCTCGTCTCCATCGATGAAGGCAATACGGTTCGCGTCTTCCGTCAGACGGAACGAACCGTGCTTTCCTGCACGCCGAATTGCGAACAGCATTCGCAAAACAGTGGCGACAAAGACTCTCAGCCTTAA
- a CDS encoding SelT/SelW/SelH family protein gives MTGTKPHITIRYCTQCNWLLRAGWMAQEILQTFASDIGEVSLVPATGGLFEITLDGTIIWERKRDGGFPGPKELKQRIRDIIDPERDLGHVDRTRHEGLDT, from the coding sequence GTGACCGGAACCAAGCCGCACATAACCATTCGCTACTGCACACAATGCAACTGGCTGCTTCGCGCGGGCTGGATGGCACAGGAAATCCTGCAAACCTTCGCCTCTGACATCGGCGAAGTCAGCCTTGTCCCCGCAACCGGCGGCCTGTTCGAGATCACATTGGACGGAACCATCATATGGGAACGCAAGCGCGATGGCGGTTTTCCCGGCCCAAAAGAACTCAAACAGAGAATCCGCGATATCATCGACCCCGAACGCGACCTCGGTCACGTCGACAGAACGAGGCATGAAGGGCTCGACACCTGA
- a CDS encoding DoxX family protein: protein MAQFDNNRQRLFVPAVAPLYNATHDLVETILRVAAGLLLVTHGFGKIVNPFGAVGMVENLGFYPGVFWSPLLAATEFFGGILVAIGLFTRPASFAAMIVLLVTVYVHGILRAEGLVGAEKSILWAAIFLFFAVRGGNRHSVDAKLSREF, encoded by the coding sequence ATGGCCCAGTTCGACAATAACCGTCAGCGTCTTTTCGTTCCCGCTGTCGCACCGCTTTATAATGCCACGCATGATCTGGTGGAGACCATTTTGCGCGTCGCTGCGGGTCTCCTCCTCGTCACCCATGGTTTCGGCAAGATAGTCAATCCGTTCGGGGCTGTCGGCATGGTCGAAAATCTGGGCTTTTATCCCGGTGTCTTCTGGTCGCCGCTCCTGGCTGCTACTGAGTTTTTCGGTGGTATTCTGGTGGCGATCGGCCTCTTCACGCGGCCGGCATCCTTTGCCGCCATGATCGTGCTTCTCGTAACGGTGTATGTTCACGGCATACTGAGAGCGGAAGGGCTGGTCGGCGCCGAGAAGTCGATCCTCTGGGCCGCTATCTTCCTGTTCTTCGCGGTTCGTGGTGGCAACCGGCATTCCGTCGACGCAAAACTGTCGCGGGAATTCTGA
- a CDS encoding type 1 glutamine amidotransferase, translating to MRVAIIENMAGTPHGQLGIALKEAAADVHIIRAYAGEALPANAGAHDALIVLGGEQNALDDALYPYLPQLALLMKAFGDADKAVMGVCLGSQLLARAYGGENILAGPPEFGWQDVSLTEEGMSDPLLFGLDRIFPIFQWHRDTFTLPPGATWLATNGATRNQAFRLGRAVYGTQFHFEASTTVVDGWCEAFPASVEKMAPGWLEKYGDHRGMRAQKADATGLEIARAWVRLV from the coding sequence ATGCGCGTTGCAATTATCGAAAACATGGCGGGTACACCCCATGGACAGCTCGGCATCGCGCTGAAAGAGGCAGCAGCGGATGTGCATATTATTCGCGCTTATGCGGGCGAGGCTCTTCCCGCCAATGCCGGTGCACATGATGCGCTCATTGTTCTTGGGGGCGAGCAGAACGCCCTTGATGACGCGCTTTATCCCTATCTTCCACAGCTTGCGCTTTTGATGAAGGCCTTTGGTGACGCCGATAAGGCGGTAATGGGTGTCTGCCTCGGCAGCCAGCTGCTGGCGCGCGCCTATGGCGGAGAGAATATTCTTGCCGGCCCGCCGGAATTCGGCTGGCAGGATGTGTCGCTGACGGAAGAAGGGATGTCGGATCCATTATTGTTCGGGCTGGACAGGATATTCCCGATTTTTCAGTGGCACCGCGATACATTTACGCTTCCGCCCGGGGCAACGTGGCTTGCGACCAATGGCGCGACACGCAATCAGGCCTTTCGTCTCGGCCGGGCGGTTTATGGCACCCAGTTCCATTTCGAGGCGTCCACGACGGTGGTTGACGGCTGGTGTGAGGCATTTCCGGCTTCGGTGGAAAAAATGGCGCCCGGCTGGCTGGAGAAATACGGTGATCACCGGGGTATGCGTGCGCAGAAGGCCGATGCAACCGGGTTGGAAATTGCCCGCGCCTGGGTGCGGCTCGTTTAA
- a CDS encoding YegP family protein, with product MYKFEIYQDRAGEYRFRFKASNGETMFSSEGYKAKASAVHAIESIKKNSPGADTVDLTTMTA from the coding sequence ATGTATAAATTTGAGATTTATCAGGACAGGGCCGGGGAATATCGCTTTCGCTTCAAGGCTTCCAACGGCGAAACGATGTTTTCATCGGAAGGATACAAGGCCAAGGCTTCGGCAGTCCATGCAATCGAATCGATCAAGAAAAATTCCCCCGGCGCCGATACCGTTGACCTGACCACCATGACGGCCTGA
- a CDS encoding GH25 family lysozyme produces MRSSAVPALFFGCLLLGGCTSSSGPESLVAGLPSKETTSSVTPSAPVPQASVGTQPITAQPRQEVLAWGGPVPEEPKAFSAVTPRASLPQNAPEIRLPVPSQAGMVRPAERPVQLAMAAAPAAGAGAQIRSRVFRSSFSDAKPINFGRVQPRHFQVHGVDVSRWQANIDWPLLRTRGANFAFIKATDGGDHLDPMFRANWQRSKEAGIRRGAYHFFYWCRSASEQADWFIRNVPRDPDALPPVIDVEYNGESSCKMRHSRERVLEKMRVFMNKLERHYGQRPIIYTAPDFYKDNLTGEFQDYPFWLRAVAQHPSVVYPGRKWLFWQYSGSGLSHGVDGRIDLNVFNGSEDAWHRWIDRRSS; encoded by the coding sequence ATGCGTTCATCGGCTGTGCCAGCACTTTTCTTCGGTTGCCTTCTGCTTGGCGGCTGCACGTCCAGTTCCGGGCCGGAAAGCCTGGTGGCCGGCTTGCCGTCGAAGGAAACCACGAGTTCGGTCACGCCTTCCGCGCCGGTGCCGCAGGCAAGTGTCGGTACCCAGCCCATTACGGCCCAGCCGCGACAGGAGGTTCTGGCATGGGGCGGGCCGGTGCCGGAAGAACCCAAGGCCTTTTCCGCCGTCACGCCGCGGGCGTCCCTGCCGCAGAATGCGCCTGAAATCCGTTTGCCGGTCCCGTCGCAGGCCGGAATGGTGCGCCCGGCCGAACGCCCGGTACAATTGGCCATGGCTGCCGCTCCGGCGGCGGGCGCTGGCGCTCAGATCCGCTCCCGCGTCTTCCGCTCCAGCTTCAGCGACGCCAAGCCCATCAATTTCGGTCGGGTTCAGCCGCGCCATTTCCAGGTTCATGGTGTGGATGTTTCCCGCTGGCAGGCGAATATAGATTGGCCTTTGCTGCGCACCCGCGGCGCGAACTTCGCTTTCATCAAGGCGACGGATGGCGGCGATCATCTTGACCCGATGTTCCGCGCCAACTGGCAGCGTTCAAAGGAAGCGGGCATCCGCCGCGGCGCTTACCACTTCTTTTACTGGTGCCGCTCCGCCAGCGAACAGGCCGACTGGTTCATTCGCAACGTGCCGCGCGATCCCGATGCGCTGCCGCCTGTCATCGACGTGGAATATAACGGCGAGTCGAGCTGCAAGATGCGCCATTCCCGCGAACGCGTTCTGGAAAAGATGCGCGTGTTCATGAACAAACTGGAGCGCCACTACGGACAGCGGCCGATCATCTATACGGCGCCCGATTTTTATAAGGACAATCTTACCGGCGAGTTCCAGGACTATCCATTCTGGCTGCGCGCCGTCGCCCAGCATCCGTCCGTGGTCTATCCCGGCCGCAAGTGGCTGTTCTGGCAATATTCCGGCTCGGGCCTGTCGCATGGTGTCGATGGCCGTATCGATCTCAATGTCTTCAACGGCAGCGAGGACGCATGGCATCGCTGGATCGACCGCCGTTCAAGCTGA
- a CDS encoding DMT family transporter: MDKTTSGWLNGLIGVVIFSGSLPATRIAVTDFDPVFLTVARASIAGILALALLLLFQQRRPARNDMTSLFIVSLGVVVGFPLLTALALRHVTSAHSIVFVGLLPLATAIFAVLRGGERPRPAFWLFSCLGSALVAGFSLSNSLSAGVGASLAGDLLMLGAIIVCGLGYAEGAALSRKLGGWQVISWALVLSLPVMLPLAFFTGPETLAGIDPQAWGGLAYVSLFSMLIGFIFWYRGLALGGIAAVGQLQLLQPFFGLVLAASLLHEEVSPAMIGVTLVVVLCVAGARKFAR; the protein is encoded by the coding sequence ATGGACAAGACGACAAGCGGCTGGCTGAACGGTCTTATCGGCGTGGTGATATTCAGCGGCTCGCTGCCGGCCACACGTATCGCGGTGACGGATTTCGATCCGGTGTTCCTGACCGTCGCCCGGGCCAGCATTGCCGGCATTCTGGCGCTCGCCCTGCTGTTGCTGTTCCAGCAAAGACGCCCGGCACGGAACGATATGACATCGCTTTTCATCGTCTCGCTCGGCGTGGTGGTGGGTTTTCCGCTTTTGACGGCGCTGGCACTGCGTCACGTGACGTCGGCGCACTCCATTGTCTTTGTCGGCTTGCTACCACTTGCCACGGCGATCTTTGCCGTGTTGCGCGGTGGCGAACGTCCCCGCCCCGCCTTCTGGCTGTTTTCGTGTCTGGGCAGTGCTCTCGTGGCAGGTTTTTCACTGTCGAACTCGCTTTCAGCCGGAGTTGGGGCTTCGCTTGCCGGCGATCTCCTGATGCTGGGCGCGATCATTGTCTGCGGGCTGGGTTATGCGGAGGGCGCAGCCCTGTCGCGAAAGCTGGGCGGCTGGCAGGTGATCTCCTGGGCGCTCGTTCTCTCGCTGCCGGTGATGCTGCCGCTTGCCTTTTTCACCGGGCCGGAAACGCTTGCCGGCATCGATCCGCAGGCCTGGGGCGGACTTGCCTATGTCTCGCTGTTCAGCATGCTGATCGGCTTCATCTTCTGGTATCGCGGGCTGGCGCTCGGCGGCATTGCCGCCGTGGGCCAGCTGCAATTGCTACAGCCGTTCTTCGGGCTGGTGCTTGCAGCAAGCCTGCTGCATGAGGAGGTGAGCCCCGCCATGATCGGTGTCACGCTTGTGGTGGTGCTCTGCGTTGCGGGTGCCAGAAAATTCGCGCGCTGA
- a CDS encoding PLP-dependent aminotransferase family protein, with protein MESDLDGQVFSLTRMEPGTRIEKVMANIRQRIASRSLVPGARLPSVRALAKTMQVSTSTIVEAYDRLVADGTISSRPGSGFFVAGALAPLSLADIEPRLDRAVDPLWVSRQALDEAPVLAKPGCGWLPASWMPQEALRRAMRGIARADTALLTDYASPMGLLQLRQLLSRRLAEHGVQAGAGQIMLTDSGTQAIDLLCRFLLQPGDAVIVDDPCYFNFHALLRAHRVKVIGVPYTPTGPDLPLFEQALKEHQPRLYITNSAIHNPTGARLSAVTAHRLLMFAEQAGLTIIEDDIFADFETQAAPRLAAFDGLNRVVQIGSFSKTLSASVRCGFIAAPPAWVEALTDLKIATAFGGTHFSAALVLSLLTDGSYRRHVEALRLRLAAAMPEAAARLKAIGCVPWIEPQAGMFLWCRLPDGVDAGNVARHALAQQVVLAPGNVFSSSQNAAAFMRFNVSQLGSSETMAVVADALRSAPDRRPL; from the coding sequence ATGGAGAGCGATTTGGACGGACAGGTCTTTTCCCTCACGCGCATGGAACCCGGAACACGCATAGAAAAAGTGATGGCGAACATCCGCCAGCGTATCGCTTCGCGCAGCCTCGTACCGGGCGCACGTTTACCGTCCGTCCGCGCGCTGGCAAAAACCATGCAGGTTTCAACCTCCACCATTGTCGAGGCCTATGACCGGCTGGTCGCCGATGGCACGATAAGCTCACGTCCGGGCTCCGGTTTTTTTGTAGCTGGCGCGCTTGCGCCGTTATCTCTGGCCGATATTGAGCCGCGGCTGGACAGGGCGGTGGACCCCCTGTGGGTATCGCGGCAGGCGCTGGACGAGGCCCCGGTCCTTGCCAAACCCGGCTGCGGCTGGCTTCCCGCATCGTGGATGCCGCAAGAGGCGCTGCGGCGGGCGATGCGGGGGATTGCCCGTGCGGATACCGCCCTGCTGACGGACTATGCAAGCCCCATGGGGCTGCTGCAACTTCGCCAGCTTCTGTCGCGCAGGCTTGCCGAACACGGGGTGCAGGCGGGTGCGGGCCAGATCATGCTCACGGATTCCGGCACGCAGGCGATCGATCTTCTCTGTCGTTTCCTGCTGCAGCCGGGAGATGCGGTGATTGTCGACGATCCCTGCTATTTCAATTTCCATGCCCTCTTGCGCGCGCACCGCGTCAAAGTCATCGGTGTGCCTTACACCCCGACCGGACCGGACCTTCCGCTTTTCGAACAGGCGCTGAAAGAACACCAGCCGCGTCTTTATATTACCAATTCCGCGATCCATAATCCCACAGGCGCCAGGCTTTCCGCCGTTACCGCCCATCGCCTGCTGATGTTTGCCGAACAGGCGGGACTGACCATCATCGAGGATGATATTTTTGCAGATTTCGAAACGCAGGCGGCGCCGCGACTGGCCGCTTTCGATGGGTTGAACCGCGTCGTCCAGATCGGCAGCTTCTCCAAAACACTGTCCGCCTCCGTGCGTTGCGGTTTCATTGCGGCACCTCCTGCGTGGGTGGAGGCGCTGACCGACCTTAAGATCGCCACCGCCTTTGGCGGGACGCATTTCTCGGCGGCGCTGGTCCTGTCGCTTTTGACGGATGGCAGCTACCGCCGTCATGTTGAAGCGCTGCGCCTGCGTCTTGCGGCGGCAATGCCGGAGGCGGCGGCGCGTTTAAAGGCGATTGGATGTGTACCCTGGATCGAACCGCAGGCGGGCATGTTTTTATGGTGCCGCTTGCCGGACGGGGTGGATGCCGGCAATGTGGCGCGCCACGCCCTTGCGCAGCAGGTGGTTCTGGCGCCCGGAAATGTGTTCAGTTCGTCGCAGAATGCCGCCGCTTTCATGCGTTTCAACGTTTCGCAGTTAGGCAGTTCGGAGACCATGGCCGTGGTGGCGGATGCGCTCCGGTCTGCGCCTGATCGTCGCCCTTTGTGA
- a CDS encoding Rrf2 family transcriptional regulator — translation MRHDTRLSRVLHILIHMEKHERAATSESIAAMLQTNPVVVRRTMAGLREHGYVSSEKGHGGGWVLARPLSEITLLDIYRALGAPELFSIGLAGDNPNCVIEQAVNEALFDAMKEAETILLSRFGSITLAALAKESIARWSRVSNSPSAMEQL, via the coding sequence ATGAGACACGACACGCGCCTTTCAAGGGTGCTGCATATTCTGATCCATATGGAAAAACACGAGAGGGCGGCGACCTCTGAAAGCATCGCGGCCATGCTGCAAACCAACCCTGTGGTGGTGCGCAGGACCATGGCGGGCCTGCGGGAGCATGGTTATGTCTCATCGGAAAAAGGCCATGGCGGCGGTTGGGTTCTGGCGCGACCGCTCAGCGAAATCACCCTGCTGGATATTTATCGGGCGCTCGGCGCACCGGAGCTGTTTTCCATCGGGCTGGCGGGCGACAATCCGAACTGCGTCATCGAACAGGCGGTCAATGAGGCCCTTTTTGACGCGATGAAAGAGGCGGAAACCATCCTCCTGTCCCGCTTTGGAAGCATAACGCTTGCAGCGCTGGCGAAAGAATCGATCGCCCGCTGGTCCAGAGTGTCCAATAGCCCCTCGGCGATGGAGCAGCTCTAA
- a CDS encoding NAD(P)/FAD-dependent oxidoreductase, with protein sequence MKFDVIIIGGSYAGLSAALQLGRARKNVLVVDAGKRRNRFASHSHGFLGQDGKAPGEIVAEARRQIERYQTIEWAEGRVTDAEGSFGDFVVEIDGRRRESAARLILAMGVTDELPDITGLKERWGSSVFHCPYCHGYELDQGKIGVIAASPMAIHHALMLPDWGETTFFTNGIFMPDEDQAALLSARGVRVEKDRIAEIAGHADVVLSDGRSIALAGLFTQPKLRITSDWIGKLGCSVEEGPMGASIVTDAMKQTTVRGVFACGDVARPAGSVALAVGDGAMAGAAAHRSILFPE encoded by the coding sequence ATGAAATTCGACGTCATCATCATCGGCGGCAGCTATGCCGGTCTCTCCGCCGCACTGCAGCTTGGCCGCGCCAGAAAGAACGTTCTTGTCGTGGATGCCGGCAAAAGAAGGAACCGCTTTGCCAGCCATTCCCACGGTTTTCTCGGTCAGGATGGCAAGGCGCCGGGCGAGATCGTCGCCGAAGCGCGCCGCCAGATCGAGCGTTACCAGACGATAGAGTGGGCGGAGGGCAGGGTGACCGATGCCGAAGGGTCTTTTGGCGATTTCGTCGTCGAGATCGACGGTCGCCGCCGCGAAAGTGCTGCCCGGCTGATCCTTGCCATGGGCGTTACCGATGAGCTGCCCGACATAACCGGGCTGAAAGAGCGCTGGGGCTCTTCGGTCTTTCATTGCCCCTATTGCCATGGTTACGAGCTTGATCAGGGGAAAATCGGCGTCATTGCCGCTTCACCCATGGCTATCCACCATGCCCTGATGCTGCCGGACTGGGGCGAGACGACCTTCTTTACCAATGGTATCTTCATGCCGGATGAGGACCAGGCCGCACTTCTGTCCGCTCGTGGTGTCCGGGTGGAAAAAGACCGTATCGCGGAAATTGCCGGACATGCGGATGTCGTTCTGTCCGACGGCCGCAGCATTGCGCTGGCCGGTCTTTTCACCCAGCCGAAACTGCGGATCACCTCGGACTGGATCGGAAAACTCGGCTGCTCCGTGGAGGAAGGCCCCATGGGGGCAAGCATCGTGACTGATGCCATGAAACAGACCACGGTCCGCGGCGTCTTTGCCTGCGGTGATGTCGCAAGGCCGGCAGGCTCGGTCGCCCTTGCGGTGGGCGACGGTGCCATGGCAGGGGCTGCGGCTCACCGGTCGATCCTGTTTCCGGAATGA